The Acidobacteriota bacterium genome includes a window with the following:
- a CDS encoding Stp1/IreP family PP2C-type Ser/Thr phosphatase, which translates to MNEVLVSVFARTDVGMHRSGNEDAFLVADLTAGKVGLAPDVSTHQLGELGSLMIVSDGMGGAAAGEIASEMAVTTIRESLVEMTPSMDFPERLKTAAEIANERIWNRSQDDPELSGMGATLTAVLVQGTTAYIAQVGDSRAYLMRRKQIKQLTKDQSLAQMLVDSGAIKPDQMDSVPQNVIMQAMGTQPAVKVAMSAVQLCKNDCLVLCSDGLSNKVPPDDMRDMIQGVDDLTEACRVLVDKANERGGEDNITVVIARFDGEALHSANETGSITGSLSALNQGYSSEYFAGGAKSLTSPPPDEPPAETEQKQITKMLNVADLARFGAVGPPAAATDDTAQFEAPVLAEAAAIDDDDFGSRPTAERPAFEAASSDPATVQTEHPKHRYAVILIVALISLLLLGATGLFVYSRYLKQKPPPTDVQQQPE; encoded by the coding sequence ATGAACGAGGTTCTAGTCTCAGTCTTTGCCCGCACGGACGTGGGAATGCATCGCAGCGGCAACGAGGATGCGTTCCTTGTAGCCGATCTAACGGCGGGCAAGGTAGGCCTCGCCCCGGACGTGAGCACCCACCAACTCGGCGAGCTCGGCAGCTTGATGATCGTGTCCGATGGAATGGGCGGCGCGGCAGCGGGCGAAATAGCCAGCGAGATGGCGGTGACTACGATTCGCGAGTCGCTTGTCGAGATGACCCCGTCGATGGACTTTCCCGAACGGCTGAAGACCGCCGCCGAGATCGCAAATGAGCGAATCTGGAATCGTTCCCAGGACGACCCGGAGCTCTCGGGAATGGGCGCGACCCTCACAGCCGTGCTCGTGCAAGGGACGACGGCCTACATCGCCCAGGTAGGCGACTCCCGCGCCTACCTCATGCGCCGCAAACAGATCAAACAACTGACAAAGGACCAGTCGCTCGCGCAGATGCTGGTCGATTCAGGCGCCATCAAGCCGGACCAGATGGACTCGGTGCCGCAAAACGTAATCATGCAGGCAATGGGAACCCAGCCCGCGGTCAAGGTAGCAATGTCCGCGGTCCAGCTCTGCAAAAACGACTGCCTGGTGCTCTGCAGCGATGGGTTATCGAACAAAGTCCCACCGGACGATATGCGCGATATGATTCAAGGCGTCGATGACCTGACCGAGGCGTGCCGCGTCCTGGTAGACAAGGCCAACGAGCGCGGGGGGGAAGACAATATTACCGTGGTTATTGCGCGCTTCGATGGAGAAGCGCTGCACTCGGCAAACGAGACCGGCTCGATCACCGGAAGTCTTAGCGCTTTGAACCAGGGTTACTCCTCCGAGTACTTCGCCGGAGGCGCGAAGTCGCTGACCTCTCCGCCGCCTGACGAGCCGCCGGCGGAGACAGAACAGAAACAGATTACCAAGATGCTTAATGTAGCCGATCTTGCTCGGTTTGGAGCGGTGGGCCCGCCTGCGGCAGCGACAGACGATACCGCGCAGTTCGAGGCGCCGGTTTTAGCTGAAGCGGCAGCGATTGATGACGATGACTTCGGCTCGCGGCCGACTGCGGAAAGACCAGCGTTTGAGGCCGCCTCGAGTGACCCGGCCACAGTTCAGACCGAGCACCCCAAACATCGATACGCCGTTATTCTGATCGTCGCGTTGATCTCGTTGCTTCTGCTTGGCGCGACCGGGTTGTTCGTTTATTCGAGATACCTGAAACAGAAACCGCCGCCGACAGACGTCCAGCAGCAGCCGGAGTGA
- a CDS encoding zinc ribbon domain-containing protein translates to MITCPNCGAGNKPGSSVCRMCATSLAGVAEAPAARVQSPASSPPAAVKPDSHHREEAKAPVEQEGIVCSECNTLNEAGWSFCQQCGKKLVQPQAPPPQPPAQPPPQRPAEIPIGLKTVPEKRPVIEQSPARNFETVVEKPSHGLRTNADTPTPLERELRTVVAQPPPVDQEARTLEQETPVVEPEIPRETPVRQPRSGAPATIREAPASEQPPPTTKSGAAPPKVVEPPRVAAKQPPQSKPAAPAPTPPVHKPSAPASESRYEPAIEHRESVSGVLCTQCGQATNVGSSFCANCGAPVTYGKTMVISSEPAAPPKGRLHLVMEGGQPGDVYELNDETVIGRSNGQITFPHDGFMSGRHARIELRDASFILTDEGSRNGTFIKIKGELELVPGDTILVGKQLFRFELVDGAGGAQSEDPGSLTKKR, encoded by the coding sequence ATGATCACTTGTCCAAACTGTGGAGCGGGAAACAAGCCGGGGTCGTCTGTCTGTCGCATGTGTGCGACCTCGCTCGCGGGAGTCGCCGAAGCGCCAGCCGCGCGAGTTCAATCGCCCGCCTCGAGCCCCCCCGCTGCCGTCAAGCCAGACAGCCATCATCGAGAGGAGGCGAAAGCACCAGTGGAGCAAGAAGGAATAGTCTGTTCAGAGTGCAACACGTTGAACGAGGCCGGTTGGTCATTCTGCCAGCAGTGCGGCAAGAAGCTTGTTCAACCGCAAGCGCCGCCGCCTCAGCCTCCTGCTCAGCCACCTCCTCAGCGGCCGGCAGAAATACCGATTGGGCTCAAGACCGTTCCGGAAAAACGGCCTGTTATCGAGCAGAGCCCCGCGCGGAACTTCGAGACCGTCGTGGAGAAGCCCTCCCATGGATTGAGGACAAATGCGGACACTCCCACTCCGCTGGAACGTGAATTAAGAACCGTTGTGGCACAGCCGCCTCCGGTCGATCAGGAAGCAAGAACCCTCGAGCAAGAAACTCCGGTGGTCGAGCCCGAGATTCCCCGAGAGACGCCCGTAAGGCAGCCGCGGTCTGGTGCGCCAGCTACCATTCGAGAGGCGCCGGCTTCAGAGCAGCCGCCGCCAACGACCAAGTCCGGAGCTGCACCGCCCAAGGTCGTCGAGCCTCCGAGGGTTGCCGCCAAGCAGCCACCGCAATCAAAGCCTGCTGCGCCGGCTCCCACTCCGCCTGTTCACAAGCCCAGCGCGCCGGCTTCCGAAAGCAGATACGAGCCGGCGATTGAACACAGGGAATCGGTGTCCGGAGTGCTTTGCACTCAGTGCGGTCAGGCCACCAATGTGGGCAGCTCCTTTTGCGCGAACTGCGGCGCGCCGGTCACCTACGGGAAGACAATGGTGATCTCTTCGGAGCCCGCCGCTCCTCCCAAGGGCCGGCTGCATCTGGTCATGGAAGGCGGCCAGCCGGGCGACGTCTACGAGTTGAACGATGAGACGGTGATCGGACGAAGCAATGGTCAGATCACGTTCCCGCATGATGGCTTCATGTCCGGGCGGCACGCGCGAATCGAACTGCGAGACGCCAGCTTCATATTGACTGATGAAGGCAGCCGCAACGGCACCTTTATCAAGATCAAAGGAGAGCTTGAGCTCGTGCCCGGCGATACGATTCTCGTCGGCAAGCAACTCTTTCGTTTCGAGCTGGTGGACGGGGCCGGAGGTGCGCAGTCCGAGGACCCCGGCTCACTGACTAAGAAGAGGTAA
- the rfbD gene encoding dTDP-4-dehydrorhamnose reductase — MIEIESASDPEVSARASVQVVLSEPRTAMITGAGGLLGRSMQSRLTESGWRVVALPRSDLDITKEEDVRRAVEAVRPHVLINCAATADVDRCEVEPDWAYAINERGPRFLARACGEFGADIVHVSTDYVFDGSKEGSYTQEDEPKPLSVYGMAKLAGEFAVREEAERFYVVRTSWLFGAGGKNFGSRVVEYARKGARLKGVIDQTSIPTYAPDLAARIEEIIDLGAHGLYHVTSTGPATWFDFARVALDLAGLGEVEIEPVTRAALNQRAPRPHNSAMRCLVSEKLELEPLRHWRDALVEFVREGQIF; from the coding sequence ATGATTGAAATAGAAAGCGCGAGCGACCCAGAGGTTAGCGCTCGCGCGTCGGTTCAAGTCGTGTTGTCCGAACCGCGAACCGCGATGATAACCGGCGCGGGCGGCTTGCTGGGGCGGTCGATGCAGTCGCGCCTAACGGAGTCTGGCTGGCGAGTCGTTGCCTTGCCGCGTAGTGACCTTGATATCACCAAAGAGGAGGATGTTCGGCGCGCAGTCGAAGCGGTTCGCCCGCACGTATTGATCAACTGCGCCGCGACCGCCGATGTCGATCGCTGCGAGGTTGAACCTGACTGGGCTTACGCGATCAACGAGAGGGGTCCGAGGTTCCTGGCTCGCGCTTGCGGTGAGTTCGGCGCGGACATCGTCCACGTAAGCACCGACTACGTGTTCGACGGATCGAAGGAAGGGTCCTACACCCAGGAGGACGAGCCAAAGCCGCTGAGCGTTTACGGCATGGCTAAGCTGGCAGGCGAGTTTGCGGTGCGCGAAGAAGCTGAGCGGTTCTACGTCGTCCGCACTTCGTGGTTGTTCGGCGCGGGCGGGAAGAACTTCGGTAGCCGCGTCGTCGAGTACGCGCGCAAGGGAGCAAGACTGAAAGGCGTGATCGATCAGACTTCGATTCCGACATACGCGCCCGACCTCGCCGCTCGCATTGAAGAGATCATCGATCTGGGCGCGCACGGTTTGTATCACGTCACCTCTACCGGCCCGGCCACTTGGTTCGACTTTGCCCGGGTGGCGCTCGATCTGGCAGGGCTGGGCGAAGTGGAGATCGAACCGGTTACCCGAGCTGCGCTGAATCAACGGGCGCCTCGTCCGCACAACTCGGCGATGCGATGTCTGGTATCTGAAAAGCTGGAGCTCGAGCCGCTGCGGCATTGGCGCGACGCTCTTGTCGAGTTCGTGAGGGAAGGCCAGATTTTCTAA
- the rfbB gene encoding dTDP-glucose 4,6-dehydratase, whose amino-acid sequence MQLFITGGAGFIGSNFIRHMLATHPDYKIVNFDKLTYAGNLDNLRDVEAHDNYTFVRGDICDRKALDAALPGADAVMNFAAESHVDRSIERAADFVETNALGTQTLLDAAREARVSRFVQISTDEVMGSCSNSDYFTEASPMRPNSPYAASKAAAEHLVRAAHVTFGLDVVTTRASNNYGPNQFPEKLIPLMITNALEGKNLPVYGDGLNVRDWLYVEDCCRAIDAVLHAGRSGEVYNIGSRAEKTNLEIVHTLLDLLNRPHSLITFVTDRLGHDRRYATDPTKIETELGWHPQESFESGIEKTVGWYQNNAEWVARTRSGEYLQYYERMYGGR is encoded by the coding sequence ATGCAGCTTTTCATAACAGGCGGCGCAGGTTTCATAGGCTCGAACTTCATCCGCCATATGCTTGCGACTCACCCCGACTACAAGATTGTAAACTTCGATAAGCTCACCTACGCCGGCAACCTCGACAACCTCCGCGATGTCGAGGCGCACGACAACTATACTTTTGTCCGTGGTGACATCTGCGACCGCAAGGCGCTGGACGCGGCCCTGCCCGGCGCCGACGCAGTGATGAATTTCGCAGCCGAGTCACACGTTGACCGCTCGATTGAACGCGCGGCTGATTTCGTCGAAACAAACGCGCTTGGGACACAGACGTTGCTGGATGCGGCTAGAGAAGCTCGAGTGTCGCGCTTCGTTCAGATTTCAACCGACGAGGTGATGGGCTCGTGCTCCAACAGCGACTACTTCACCGAAGCTTCGCCGATGCGTCCCAACAGCCCGTACGCCGCATCAAAGGCTGCGGCCGAACACCTTGTCCGCGCGGCTCACGTCACCTTCGGGTTGGACGTGGTGACAACGCGTGCGTCGAACAACTACGGCCCAAATCAGTTTCCGGAGAAGCTGATCCCGCTGATGATCACAAACGCGCTCGAGGGCAAGAACCTTCCTGTGTACGGAGACGGGTTGAATGTGCGCGACTGGCTCTACGTCGAAGACTGTTGCCGCGCAATTGACGCCGTCCTCCACGCCGGCCGCAGCGGCGAGGTCTACAACATAGGTTCGCGCGCTGAGAAAACCAACCTCGAGATTGTGCATACGCTTCTGGACTTGCTGAACCGGCCGCACTCACTGATCACCTTCGTAACTGACCGGCTGGGTCACGACCGCCGCTACGCGACCGATCCTACGAAGATCGAGACCGAGCTCGGCTGGCACCCTCAAGAGAGTTTCGAAAGCGGCATCGAAAAGACCGTCGGTTGGTATCAGAACAACGCCGAGTGGGTCGCTCGCACGCGGTCTGGCGAATACCTCCAGTACTACGAACGGATGTACGGGGGAAGATGA
- the waaF gene encoding lipopolysaccharide heptosyltransferase II, with translation MNPQSINRVMIRLPNWVGDAVMAAPALRELRRIFHDARITFVARPWVAGLFEGEGLADSVIPVHDAPGLVHTGRNFIREARQLRRERFDLAVLLQNAVGAALLARAAGAKMIAGYPTDSRRALLHFVVPFEQNHKRAHQVRYYLNIAAKLEEKLSGVSCVEMETLGPQLHVGRDQRERARLMLEQSGIRTDAAPILALCPGATNSRAKRWPAERFAATADRLAEQNGFQTVIVGTAGDVEAAEEVARRMRSRAAALAGRTNIADLKAVLACTSLVISNDTGTAHVSAALGVPTVVVFGPTEHVSTRPLSDAATVVRHDVECSPCMLRDCPIDHRCMTRVEVDDVYAAAQDLLVKATR, from the coding sequence ATGAACCCTCAATCCATCAATCGCGTTATGATTCGGCTGCCCAACTGGGTCGGCGACGCAGTGATGGCGGCGCCGGCGCTAAGAGAGTTGCGCCGCATCTTCCACGACGCTCGAATCACATTTGTTGCGCGGCCCTGGGTGGCGGGATTGTTTGAGGGCGAGGGACTAGCCGACAGCGTAATCCCGGTTCACGACGCGCCGGGCCTTGTTCATACAGGACGCAACTTCATTCGCGAAGCGCGGCAATTGAGACGCGAGCGATTCGATCTGGCGGTGTTACTTCAAAACGCGGTTGGAGCGGCGCTGCTCGCGCGAGCCGCCGGAGCAAAGATGATCGCGGGCTATCCAACCGACTCTCGGCGAGCGCTGCTCCACTTCGTCGTCCCTTTCGAGCAGAACCACAAGAGAGCGCACCAGGTCCGTTACTATCTAAACATCGCCGCGAAGCTCGAAGAAAAACTAAGTGGCGTGAGTTGCGTCGAGATGGAAACGCTCGGGCCGCAGCTTCACGTTGGCCGCGATCAACGGGAACGCGCGCGGTTGATGTTGGAACAGTCTGGCATTCGGACTGACGCCGCGCCAATCCTCGCGCTGTGCCCCGGCGCTACAAACAGCCGGGCCAAGCGCTGGCCCGCGGAGCGCTTCGCTGCGACCGCAGATAGACTCGCCGAGCAAAACGGTTTTCAGACGGTCATTGTTGGAACAGCCGGGGATGTTGAAGCAGCAGAAGAAGTCGCGCGACGCATGCGATCTCGGGCGGCGGCGCTTGCCGGCAGGACCAACATCGCTGATTTGAAAGCCGTCCTCGCTTGCACATCGCTGGTCATATCGAATGACACCGGCACCGCGCATGTCTCGGCGGCCTTGGGGGTGCCGACCGTTGTGGTGTTCGGACCCACCGAGCACGTTTCCACGCGCCCGCTTTCAGATGCGGCTACGGTCGTGCGCCACGACGTCGAGTGCTCACCTTGTATGCTGCGCGACTGCCCGATCGATCACCGCTGCATGACTCGCGTTGAAGTAGATGATGTTTATGCCGCCGCTCAGGACCTGCTGGTCAAAGCCACCAGGTGA
- a CDS encoding NDP-sugar synthase, with amino-acid sequence MQALILAGGKGTRLRPLTMHTPKPIVPIANQPFLLYQLELLKRADVRDVILSLSYQPQKIEDKLGDGTDYNVRVSYVVEASPLGTAGAYRNAAALISETTVVFNGDVLTDIDLNEVIRFHRERQAAATIVLTPVPNPTAYGLVETEKDGRVRRFLEKPKPEEVTCDTINAGIYILEPRVLDYVPEDEPFMFEYGVFPQLLEREEPFFAYTWRGYWRDIGTASSYLQANLDVIAGRVNLLPPLPSKRGEKFDATAEIEAPSVVDPSCTLKAGAQIVNSVVSRNCYIEERTRIENSVVRAGTRVGAGSTVQGSVIGKGCHIGRSVEVRSGAVLGDKTVLTDYSQIGV; translated from the coding sequence ATGCAGGCATTAATACTGGCGGGCGGAAAGGGCACTCGCCTCCGGCCGCTCACGATGCACACTCCCAAACCGATAGTCCCAATTGCCAATCAACCCTTCCTGCTTTATCAACTCGAACTGCTCAAGCGGGCCGACGTCCGCGATGTCATTTTGTCGCTCTCATATCAGCCGCAGAAGATCGAGGACAAACTCGGAGATGGGACCGACTACAACGTTCGTGTCAGCTACGTCGTCGAAGCGTCGCCGCTGGGAACCGCGGGCGCTTATCGAAACGCCGCAGCTTTGATAAGCGAGACGACCGTCGTGTTCAACGGGGACGTGCTGACTGACATCGACTTGAACGAAGTGATTCGCTTTCATCGCGAGCGCCAGGCTGCGGCGACCATCGTGCTGACGCCCGTGCCCAATCCGACGGCGTATGGTCTGGTTGAGACGGAGAAAGACGGCCGCGTGCGCCGCTTCCTCGAGAAGCCGAAGCCGGAAGAGGTTACCTGCGATACGATAAACGCGGGCATCTACATACTCGAGCCCCGGGTGCTGGACTACGTTCCGGAAGACGAGCCGTTCATGTTCGAGTACGGAGTCTTTCCTCAACTGCTCGAGCGCGAAGAGCCATTCTTTGCGTACACCTGGCGGGGCTACTGGCGCGACATCGGAACGGCTTCGAGCTATTTGCAAGCGAACCTCGATGTGATCGCGGGCCGAGTAAACCTTCTGCCGCCGCTGCCCTCCAAGCGGGGCGAAAAGTTCGATGCGACCGCCGAGATCGAAGCGCCTTCTGTCGTTGATCCCAGTTGCACATTGAAAGCGGGCGCGCAGATAGTCAACTCGGTCGTAAGCCGCAACTGCTACATCGAAGAGCGCACGCGAATTGAGAACTCAGTCGTGCGTGCCGGCACTCGCGTGGGCGCGGGCTCGACGGTTCAAGGCTCGGTCATAGGAAAGGGCTGTCACATCGGCCGGTCGGTCGAAGTTCGAAGCGGAGCGGTGCTCGGGGATAAGACGGTGTTAACCGATTACAGCCAGATCGGGGTCTAA